A DNA window from Plasmodium brasilianum strain Bolivian I chromosome 12, whole genome shotgun sequence contains the following coding sequences:
- a CDS encoding ribonuclease Z, translating to MEVYIQMIGWHRLAIPSSLRLFVNGDFTLFNCGENNQRFLNEHKLHLVKINNICFTKINPETIGGLIGLLLTIDNISDNIITIYGPKPIECIINSFTCSFAKLKNIKLIIHEISDNTLPIVLKGNVIITPIVLNEKNVNSLEENESYISNSRSPTNTDKRKKHIEPDDTCYERRNNLCGTEKRKNPSDGSYFSYCKKRMLEVSCKDIHKSGNEHSETNINECGGSARNDCTVSNGNDCSGINENECNGTSQNECIGTSQNECIGTSQKECIGTSQNECIGTSQNKRGEGTYGSIHDNKSINNNDYNIKTFTCDRENNKKWNSICYLIECPPTIGKFHVEKARSLNIPSGKYYGILKSGKSITLNNKIIKPEDVCDENIDGRKSLVLDLHNIKDINYLIKEIENKESFYLKNLEYIFHLSSDEIINTKRYKKFFLGLKNVKNIKCNQSNSSLNVCPFVSTSSLNNFLSKLLPNIFLKYKPDTPIYDLSYLIPNDADKQDRQEEDKQQNNSYIIDKNKIENSNIPPNEHNNMQNNTILKDNEKVKDRYENESDVINEEDGEENDAYLLYKPLTKFVLHPFHKINVCTNETLSDLYPNIFNLSKISNILKENQDLVETIEHFNKTETHNFLSFPSFYFLGTGCSIPSTFRNVSGIILHIQENFSVILDFGEGSLYQLYWMSKSWLHFSAIIKSIKTIFISHAHADHHAGLYYFLYIRKILFPHLKHPLILLPLTLKKWMNLFNQLFFDKLINVVYNEENLEIKQRINDEDNFLSLHLFKVNHIKESYGIKIKSKHIGSVVYSADTRPCDNVKKYSKDCDILIHEATFDDELLSEAIHKKHSTTHEAMQISNIAHAKNKRLL from the exons ATGGAGGTGTACATTCAAATGATAGGCTGGCATAGACTGGCAATACCATCGAGTTTGCGTTTATTCGTGAATGGAGACTTTACACTTTTTAATTGTGGAGAGAACAATCAACGATTTTTGAATGAACATAAATTGCAcctagtaaaaataaataatatatgttttacaaaaattaatccAGAAACTATTGGAGGTTTAATAGGTTTACTTTTAACTATAGATAATATATCcgataatattattactatttacGGTCCCAAGCCTATAgaatgtattattaatagtTTTACATGCTCTTTTGCAAaactgaaaaatataaaattaataatccACGAAATTTCAGATAATACATTACCAATTGTTTTAAAGGGTAATGTAATAATTACCCCAATTGTacttaatgaaaaaaatgtaaactcTTTAGAGGAAAACGAAtcatatataagtaatagTAGAAGTCCTACTAATACagataaaaggaaaaaacatattGAACCAGATGATACATGTTatgaaagaagaaataatttatgtggtactgaaaaaagaaagaatccTTCAGATGGAAGCTATTTCAGTTATTGTAAAAAGAGGATGCTAGAGGTAAGTTGTAAAGATATACATAAAAGTGGAAATGAACACAGtgaaacaaatataaatgaatgcGGGGGATCAGCTAGAAATGATTGCACGGTATCGAATGGAAATGACTGCAGtggaataaatgaaaatgaatgtAATGGAACAAGTCAAAATGAATGCATTGGAACAAGTCAAAATGAATGCATTGGAACAAGTCAAAAAGAATGCATTGGAACAAGTCAAAATGAATGCATTGGAACAAGTCAAAATAAACGTGGAGAGGGTACATATGGAAGTATCCACGATAACAAgagtataaataataatgattataatatCAAAACATTCACATGTGATagggaaaataataaaaaatggaacagcatttgttatttaattgAATGCCCCCCGACGATTGGCAAATTTCATGTTGAAAAAGCTAGGAGCCTAAATATCCCATCAGGAAAATATTATGGTATACTAAAATCAGGAAAATCCATTAcactaaataataaaataataaaacctGAAGATGTATGCGATGAAAATATTGATGGAAGAAAATCATTAGTACTTgatttacataatattaaggatataaattatttaatcaaagaaattgaaaataaggaaagtttttatttaaagaatttaGAATATATCTTTCATTTATCTAGTGATGAAATTATCAACACTAAGaggtataaaaaattttttttaggtttgaaaaatgtaaaaaatattaaatgtaatcAATCCAATAGTTCATTAAATGTATGCCCCTTTGTTTCTACCTCCTCATTAAATAACTTTCTTTCGAAGTTGTTAccaaacatatttttaaagtacaAACCGGATACCCCTATATATGACTTATCCTATTTAATACCAAATGATGCAGATAAACAGGATAGGCAAGAGGAGGATAAACAACAGaataattcttatataattgataaaaataaaatagagaaTTCAAATATTCCCCCAAatgaacataataatatgcaGAATAATACTATCTTAAAAGATAACGAAAAGGTGAAGGATAGATATGAAAATGAGAGCGACGtaataaatgaagaagatgGGGAAGAAAATGATGcttatcttttatataaaccACTAACAAAATTTGTCTTACAtccttttcataaaattaatgtatGCACAAATGAAACACTATCAGATTTATatccaaatatttttaacctTTCAAAAATATCAAATATCTTAAAAGAAAACCAAGATTTAGTAGAAACGATtgaacattttaataaaacggaaactcataattttttatcatttcccTCTTTCTATTTTCTTGGAACTGGTTGTTCAATACCGTCAACTTTTCGTAATGTATCTGGTATCATTTTGCATATTCAAGAAAATTTTAGTGTTATTTTGGATTTTGGAGAAGGATCCTTATACCAGCTATACTGGATGAGTAAATCCTGGCTCCATTTTTCCGCAATTATAAAATCGATAAA AACGATTTTTATCTCTCATGCCCATGCGGACCATCACGCCggtctttattattttttgtatataagaaaaattctCTTTCCACATTTGAAACATCCACTAATATTACTCCCATTAAccttaaaaaaatggatgaatttatttaatcAGTTATTTTTTGATAAGCTAATAAATGTTGtatataatgaagaaaatttagaaataaaacaaagaatTAATGATGAAGACAATTTTTTAAGCCTCCACCTTTTTAAG GTTAACCATATTAAGGAATCTTatggtataaaaataaaaagcaagCATATAGGATCAGTTGTTTATTCAGCTGATACAAGACCTTGTGATAATGTCAAAAAATATTCGAAAGACTGTGATATTTTAATACAtgaag CCACATTTGATGACGAATTATTAAGCGAAGCTATTCACAAAAAGCATTCTACCACACATGAGGCCATGCAAATTAGTAACATAGCACatgctaaaaataaaagattatTGTGA